The following proteins are co-located in the Vigna unguiculata cultivar IT97K-499-35 chromosome 9, ASM411807v1, whole genome shotgun sequence genome:
- the LOC114162153 gene encoding LRR receptor-like serine/threonine-protein kinase ERECTA isoform X1, with amino-acid sequence MAFWSGLLLLLLFLCLDSVKSHDGATLLEMKKSLRDVDNVLFDWNDTPSSDYCAWRGVTCDNVTFNVVALNLSGLNLEGEISPAIGRLSSLVSIDLKENRLSGQIPDELGDCSSLNNVDFSFNEIRGDIPFSISKMKQLENLILKNNQLIGPIPSTLSQVPNLKILDLAQNNLSGDIPRLIYWNEVLQYLGLRDNNLSGSLSPDICQLTGLWYFDVRNNSLTGSIPESIGNCTGFEILDLSYNKLSGEIPFNIGFLQVATLSLQGNKLSGYIPPVIGLMQALTVLDLSCNMLSGPIPSILGNLTYTAKLYLHRNKLTGLIPPELGNMTKLHYLELNDNHLSGQIPPELGKLTDLFDLNVANNNLEGPIPENLGSCKNLNSLNVHGNKMSGTIPSSFQTLESMTYLNLSSNNFQGSIPIELSRIGNLDTLDISNNNIVGSIPSSIGDLEHLLKLNLSRNHLTGFIPAEFGNLRSVMDIDLSNNQLSGLIPQELSQLQNMISLRLEMNKLSGDVSSLVNCLSLSLINVSYNNLVGVIPTSNNFSRFPPDSFIGNPGLCGYWLDSSCQGSHPTERVNLSKAAILGIALGALVILFMVLFAACRPHNPAPFPEGSFDKPVNYSPPKLVILHMNMALHVYDDIMRMTENLSEKYIIGYGASSTVYKCVLKNCKPVAIKKLYSHYPQCLKEFETELETVGSIKHRNLVSLQGYSLSPFGNLLFYDYMENGSLWDLLHGPTKKKKLDWNVRLKIALGSAQGLAYLHHDCCPRIIHRDVKSSNILLDKDLEPHLTDFGIAKSLCPSKSHTSTYIMGTIGYIDPEYARTSRLTEKSDVYSYGIVLLELLTGRKAVENESNLHHLILSKTANDAVMETVDPDISATCKDMGAVKKVFQLALLCTKKQPVDRPTMHEVTRVLGSLVPPKDSAPMQVLLPHSQPSAKMQSYKDEYANLKAPHLVNCPSISTSDAQLFLKFGEVISQNSE; translated from the exons ATGATACACCTTCTTCAGATTATTGTGCCTGGAGAGGGGTTACTTGTGATAATGTCACTTTCAATGTGGTTGCACT gAATCTTTCAGGATTGAATCTTGAAGGCGAGATTTCACCTGCAATAGGGAGGCTTAGCAGCTTGGTCTCCAT TGATCTCAAGGAAAACCGTTTATCTGGGCAGATACCTGATGAGCTTGGTGACTGTTCCTCTTTGAATAACGT AGACTTCTCTTTTAATGAGATTCGGGGAGATATACCGTTTTCAATTTCGAAGATGAAACAACTGGAAAATCT AATCTTGAAAAATAATCAGCTCATTGGACCAATTCCTTCAACTCTCTCTCAGGTTCCTAACTTGAAGATTCT AGACCTGGCGCAGAACAATCTCAGTGGGGATATACCAAGACTTATATACTGGAATGAAGTTTTGCAATATCT TGGCTTGCGAGATAACAATTTGTCGGGTTCACTTTCTCCAGACATATGCCAGTTAACTGGATTGTGGTATTT TGACGTGAGAAACAATAGCTTGACAGGCAGCATTCCGGAAAGCATAGGCAATTGTACTGGTTTCGAGATCTT GGATTTATCTTACAACAAGCTATCTGGAGAGATACCATTCAATATTGGTTTCCTGCAAGTAGCTACTCT GTCATTGCAAGGCAATAAACTCTCAGGTTATATTCCACCAGTTATTGGTCTGATGCAAGCCCTTACTGTGTT AGATTTGAGCTGTAACATGCTAAGTGGGCCAATCCCTTCTATACTGGGAAATTTGACCTACACAGCAAAACT GTATTTGCATCGAAACAAGCTGACTGGTCTCATCCCCCCGGAGCTCGGAAATATGACAAAGCTTCACTATTT GGAATTGAATGATAACCATTTAAGTGGACAAATTCCGCCCGAGCTTGGAAAGCTTACTGATCTGTTTGACTT AAATGTTGCCAATAACAACCTTGAGGGTCCAATTCCCGAGAATCTCGGCTCGTGTAAAAACCTCAACAGCCT CAATGTGCATGGGAATAAGATGAGTGGAACAATTCCCTCATCTTTTCAAACCTTGGAGAGTATGACCTATCT GAATCTTTCTTCAAACAATTTTCAAGGGTCTATTCCAATTGAACTTTCACGGATTGGAAATTTGGATACACT GgatatatcaaataataatatagttgGTTCCATTCCTTCTTCCATTGGTGATTTGGAACATCTTCTGAAGTT GAATCTGAGCAGAAATCATTTAACAGGCTTTATTCCGGCAGAATTTGGTAATCTAAGAAGTGTCATGGATAT TGACCTTTCAAATAATCAACTCTCTGGCTTGATCCCTCAAGAACTTAGTCAGCTTCAGAACATGATATCTTT GAGACTAGAAATGAACAAATTATCTGGGGATGTATCTTCGCTTGTAAATTGCCTTAGTCTTTCATTGAT TAATGTATCTTACAACAATTTAGTTGGTGTTATTCCCACAAGCAACAACTTTTCCAGGTTTCCTCCTGATAG TTTTATTGGAAACCCTGGTCTCTGTGGCTATTGGCTGGATTCATCTTGTCAAGGGTCTCACCCTACCGAGCGAG TTAACTTGTCTAAGGCAGCTATCCTAGGAATTGCTCTAGGTGCCCTTGTGATTCTTTTCATGGTACTCTTTGCAGCTTGCCGACCACACAATCCAGCTCCTTTCCCTGAAGGATCTTTTGACAAACCAG TTAATTACTCACCTCCGAAGTTAGTGATTCTTCACATGAATATGGCACTTCATGTATATGATGATATAATGAGGATGACAGAAAACCTAAGTGAGAAGTATATAATTGGGTATGGTGCATCAAGTACAGTTTACAAATGTGTTCTTAAGAATTGCAAGCCAGTGGCTATCAAGAAGCTCTATTCCCACTACCCCCAATGCTTGAAAGAGTTTGAGACTGAGCTTGAGACAGTTGGCAGCATTAAGCACAGGAATCTGGTCAGTCTCCAAGGCTACTCTCTGTCTCCATTTGGAAACCTCCTCTTTTATGATTACATGGAAAATGGAAGTCTGTGGGATCTTCTACATG GACCTACCAAGAAGAAAAAACTTGATTGGAATGTTCGTCTAAAAATAGCACTTGGATCAGCACAAGGGCTCGCTTATCTACACCATGATTGCTGTCCACGTATCATTCACAGGGATGTGAAATCATCTAATATATTACTAGACAAAGACTTGGAGCCCCATCTCACCGATTTTGGCATTGCAAAGAGTCTATGTCCTTCTAAGTCCCACACTTCAACTTACATAATGGGCACAATTGGCTACATAGACCCCGAGTATGCAAGAACTTCTCGTCTCACTGAGAAGTCTGATGTGTATAGCTACGGTATTGTATTACTAGAGCTGCTAACTGGGAGGAAAGCTGTGGAAAACGAATCAAACCTTCATCATCTG ATTTTGTCCAAGACAGCTAATGATGCTGTAATGGAAACCGTTGACCCAGATATCAGTGCCACATGCAAGGACATGGGAGCAGTGAAAAAGGTTTTTCAGCTTGctcttttgtgcaccaagaagCAACCAGTGGATAGACCCACAATGCACGAGGTGACGCGCGTGCTGGGGAGTCTAGTGCCACCAAAAGACTCAGCCCCAATGCAAGTACTCTTACCTCATTCACAGCCATCTGCAAAAATGCAATCATACAAGGATGAATACGCCAATCTTAAAGCTCCACACTTGGTCAACTGTCCCTCCATCAGCACCTCTGATGCGCAACTCTTCCTCAAATTTGGAGAAGTAATATCTCAAAACAGCGAGTGA
- the LOC114162153 gene encoding LRR receptor-like serine/threonine-protein kinase ERECTA isoform X2, whose product MKQLENLILKNNQLIGPIPSTLSQVPNLKILDLAQNNLSGDIPRLIYWNEVLQYLGLRDNNLSGSLSPDICQLTGLWYFDVRNNSLTGSIPESIGNCTGFEILDLSYNKLSGEIPFNIGFLQVATLSLQGNKLSGYIPPVIGLMQALTVLDLSCNMLSGPIPSILGNLTYTAKLYLHRNKLTGLIPPELGNMTKLHYLELNDNHLSGQIPPELGKLTDLFDLNVANNNLEGPIPENLGSCKNLNSLNVHGNKMSGTIPSSFQTLESMTYLNLSSNNFQGSIPIELSRIGNLDTLDISNNNIVGSIPSSIGDLEHLLKLNLSRNHLTGFIPAEFGNLRSVMDIDLSNNQLSGLIPQELSQLQNMISLRLEMNKLSGDVSSLVNCLSLSLINVSYNNLVGVIPTSNNFSRFPPDSFIGNPGLCGYWLDSSCQGSHPTERVNLSKAAILGIALGALVILFMVLFAACRPHNPAPFPEGSFDKPVNYSPPKLVILHMNMALHVYDDIMRMTENLSEKYIIGYGASSTVYKCVLKNCKPVAIKKLYSHYPQCLKEFETELETVGSIKHRNLVSLQGYSLSPFGNLLFYDYMENGSLWDLLHGPTKKKKLDWNVRLKIALGSAQGLAYLHHDCCPRIIHRDVKSSNILLDKDLEPHLTDFGIAKSLCPSKSHTSTYIMGTIGYIDPEYARTSRLTEKSDVYSYGIVLLELLTGRKAVENESNLHHLILSKTANDAVMETVDPDISATCKDMGAVKKVFQLALLCTKKQPVDRPTMHEVTRVLGSLVPPKDSAPMQVLLPHSQPSAKMQSYKDEYANLKAPHLVNCPSISTSDAQLFLKFGEVISQNSE is encoded by the exons ATGAAACAACTGGAAAATCT AATCTTGAAAAATAATCAGCTCATTGGACCAATTCCTTCAACTCTCTCTCAGGTTCCTAACTTGAAGATTCT AGACCTGGCGCAGAACAATCTCAGTGGGGATATACCAAGACTTATATACTGGAATGAAGTTTTGCAATATCT TGGCTTGCGAGATAACAATTTGTCGGGTTCACTTTCTCCAGACATATGCCAGTTAACTGGATTGTGGTATTT TGACGTGAGAAACAATAGCTTGACAGGCAGCATTCCGGAAAGCATAGGCAATTGTACTGGTTTCGAGATCTT GGATTTATCTTACAACAAGCTATCTGGAGAGATACCATTCAATATTGGTTTCCTGCAAGTAGCTACTCT GTCATTGCAAGGCAATAAACTCTCAGGTTATATTCCACCAGTTATTGGTCTGATGCAAGCCCTTACTGTGTT AGATTTGAGCTGTAACATGCTAAGTGGGCCAATCCCTTCTATACTGGGAAATTTGACCTACACAGCAAAACT GTATTTGCATCGAAACAAGCTGACTGGTCTCATCCCCCCGGAGCTCGGAAATATGACAAAGCTTCACTATTT GGAATTGAATGATAACCATTTAAGTGGACAAATTCCGCCCGAGCTTGGAAAGCTTACTGATCTGTTTGACTT AAATGTTGCCAATAACAACCTTGAGGGTCCAATTCCCGAGAATCTCGGCTCGTGTAAAAACCTCAACAGCCT CAATGTGCATGGGAATAAGATGAGTGGAACAATTCCCTCATCTTTTCAAACCTTGGAGAGTATGACCTATCT GAATCTTTCTTCAAACAATTTTCAAGGGTCTATTCCAATTGAACTTTCACGGATTGGAAATTTGGATACACT GgatatatcaaataataatatagttgGTTCCATTCCTTCTTCCATTGGTGATTTGGAACATCTTCTGAAGTT GAATCTGAGCAGAAATCATTTAACAGGCTTTATTCCGGCAGAATTTGGTAATCTAAGAAGTGTCATGGATAT TGACCTTTCAAATAATCAACTCTCTGGCTTGATCCCTCAAGAACTTAGTCAGCTTCAGAACATGATATCTTT GAGACTAGAAATGAACAAATTATCTGGGGATGTATCTTCGCTTGTAAATTGCCTTAGTCTTTCATTGAT TAATGTATCTTACAACAATTTAGTTGGTGTTATTCCCACAAGCAACAACTTTTCCAGGTTTCCTCCTGATAG TTTTATTGGAAACCCTGGTCTCTGTGGCTATTGGCTGGATTCATCTTGTCAAGGGTCTCACCCTACCGAGCGAG TTAACTTGTCTAAGGCAGCTATCCTAGGAATTGCTCTAGGTGCCCTTGTGATTCTTTTCATGGTACTCTTTGCAGCTTGCCGACCACACAATCCAGCTCCTTTCCCTGAAGGATCTTTTGACAAACCAG TTAATTACTCACCTCCGAAGTTAGTGATTCTTCACATGAATATGGCACTTCATGTATATGATGATATAATGAGGATGACAGAAAACCTAAGTGAGAAGTATATAATTGGGTATGGTGCATCAAGTACAGTTTACAAATGTGTTCTTAAGAATTGCAAGCCAGTGGCTATCAAGAAGCTCTATTCCCACTACCCCCAATGCTTGAAAGAGTTTGAGACTGAGCTTGAGACAGTTGGCAGCATTAAGCACAGGAATCTGGTCAGTCTCCAAGGCTACTCTCTGTCTCCATTTGGAAACCTCCTCTTTTATGATTACATGGAAAATGGAAGTCTGTGGGATCTTCTACATG GACCTACCAAGAAGAAAAAACTTGATTGGAATGTTCGTCTAAAAATAGCACTTGGATCAGCACAAGGGCTCGCTTATCTACACCATGATTGCTGTCCACGTATCATTCACAGGGATGTGAAATCATCTAATATATTACTAGACAAAGACTTGGAGCCCCATCTCACCGATTTTGGCATTGCAAAGAGTCTATGTCCTTCTAAGTCCCACACTTCAACTTACATAATGGGCACAATTGGCTACATAGACCCCGAGTATGCAAGAACTTCTCGTCTCACTGAGAAGTCTGATGTGTATAGCTACGGTATTGTATTACTAGAGCTGCTAACTGGGAGGAAAGCTGTGGAAAACGAATCAAACCTTCATCATCTG ATTTTGTCCAAGACAGCTAATGATGCTGTAATGGAAACCGTTGACCCAGATATCAGTGCCACATGCAAGGACATGGGAGCAGTGAAAAAGGTTTTTCAGCTTGctcttttgtgcaccaagaagCAACCAGTGGATAGACCCACAATGCACGAGGTGACGCGCGTGCTGGGGAGTCTAGTGCCACCAAAAGACTCAGCCCCAATGCAAGTACTCTTACCTCATTCACAGCCATCTGCAAAAATGCAATCATACAAGGATGAATACGCCAATCTTAAAGCTCCACACTTGGTCAACTGTCCCTCCATCAGCACCTCTGATGCGCAACTCTTCCTCAAATTTGGAGAAGTAATATCTCAAAACAGCGAGTGA